In a genomic window of Stegostoma tigrinum isolate sSteTig4 chromosome 45, sSteTig4.hap1, whole genome shotgun sequence:
- the rangrf gene encoding ran guanine nucleotide release factor has product MAMNSDVPHLLFGGSFSAIIPPHSVDVSEIREIPDNQEVFAHSNTDQSIVIELLEHQNHVPDQEAARYHFADIASSNDVSGMDSTEILSVEPVGSDQITLQDPSSAWLLSGRQQVAKFNEQARNTVTIHLALFRLPQYSTDILITFNDPTVISPFSSSVGGSSVQSGGMSASAAPHWTLQQFRTTVQSFRLLDPTIFS; this is encoded by the exons ATGGCGATGAACAGTGATGTCCCTCATTTACTGTTTGGAGGCTCTTTTTCAGCGATTATCCCCCCTCACTCAGTTGATGTCAG CGAAATCCGTGAAATCCCTGATAACCAGGAAGTATTTGCTCACAGTAATACGGACCAGAGCATCGTCATCGAGCTGCTAGAACACCAGAATCACGTTCCTGATCAGGAAGCAGCCAG GTACCATTTTGCTGATATTGCGAGCAGTAACGATGTGAGCGGTATGGACAGCACAGAGATTCTGAGTGTGGAGCCTGTTGGCAGTGACCAGATTACACTACAAGATCCCAGCAGCGCCTGGCTCCTCTCTGGGAGGCAGCAGGTGGCTAAATTCAATGAGCAG GCTAGAAATACTGTGACAATTCACCTGGCACTGTTCAGACTCCCACAGTACTCCACTGATATCCTCATCACATTTAATGATCCGACAGTAATCAG TCCGTTTAGCAGCAGTGTGGGTGGGAGTTCTGTGCAATCAGGAGGGATGTCTGCCAGTGCTGCGCCACACTGGACCCTGCAGCAGTTCCGCACCACCGTGCAGTCCTTCCGGCTCCTGGATCCGACCATTTTCTCCTGA